Proteins encoded within one genomic window of uncultured Draconibacterium sp.:
- a CDS encoding polyprenol monophosphomannose synthase, with amino-acid sequence MSKNLIIIPTYNEKENVEKMIRKVFSLEMPFHLLIVEDNSPDGTADIVKGVMKEYPDQLHILERKGKLGLGTAYIAGFKWALERDYEAICEMDCDFSHNPDDLLKLFSAIENGADVAIGSRYITGINVVNWPLGRVLMSYFASMYVRIVTGMNVRDTTAGFVCWKRNVLETIELDKIRLIGYGFQIEMKFTAHKFGFNIQEVSIVFTDRKEGTSKMSGGIFNEALWGVLKMKLRSFTKKYEHTE; translated from the coding sequence GTGTCGAAAAATTTAATAATCATTCCAACCTATAACGAAAAGGAAAATGTTGAAAAGATGATCCGCAAAGTCTTCTCTTTAGAAATGCCTTTTCATTTGCTGATTGTAGAAGATAACTCGCCTGATGGAACTGCTGACATTGTAAAAGGAGTGATGAAAGAGTATCCAGATCAACTCCATATTCTGGAAAGAAAAGGGAAACTGGGTTTAGGTACTGCTTATATTGCAGGTTTTAAGTGGGCACTGGAAAGAGATTATGAAGCGATATGCGAAATGGATTGCGATTTTTCGCATAATCCCGACGATTTGCTGAAGCTTTTTAGTGCCATTGAAAATGGTGCTGATGTAGCTATTGGTTCACGTTATATTACTGGAATTAATGTGGTAAACTGGCCCCTCGGTCGTGTACTAATGTCGTATTTTGCATCGATGTATGTGCGTATTGTTACCGGAATGAATGTACGCGACACCACGGCAGGTTTTGTTTGCTGGAAACGAAATGTACTGGAAACCATCGAACTCGACAAAATTAGACTGATCGGCTACGGTTTCCAGATTGAAATGAAATTTACAGCCCACAAATTTGGGTTCAATATCCAGGAAGTGTCGATTGTGTTTACCGACCGCAAGGAAGGAACATCGAAAATGAGCGGCGGTATTTTTAACGAAGCACTTTGGGGCGTATTGAAAATGAAACTTCGCAGCTTCACAAAGAAATACGAACACACAGAATAA
- a CDS encoding dihydroorotase, with translation MKTLIKDATIVNEGLKFKGSVLIDGEKIEKIFPHVIPAGFDLSQTEVIDASGLLLIPGVIDDQVHFREPGLTHKGEIATESKAAAAGGVTTYMEMPNTKPQAVTQEELQKKFDRAAEVSAVNYSFYMGATNDNLQEVLKTDPTKVCGIKVFMGSSTGNMLVDDDATLSEIFKNAPTLVATHCEDEATIKANTEIARQRYGENVPISRHCHIRSDEACYKSSSKAVELASKFDTRLHILHLSSAKEMSLFSSGKVGDKKITAEVCVHHLWFDERDYIDYGTRIKWNPAVKCEKDKVALWEALLADKIDVIATDHAPHTLEEKNNSYFKAPSGGPLVQHSLVAMLELSKKGFISVEKVIEKMCHAPADLFRVNKRGYIREGYFADLVLVDPNKNWIVAPENILYKCGWAPFERTEFSNQVVSTFVNGLKVYDNNRIIHSNYGQAITFNL, from the coding sequence ATGAAAACGCTGATTAAAGACGCAACAATTGTAAACGAGGGATTAAAATTTAAAGGAAGTGTTTTAATTGATGGTGAAAAGATAGAGAAGATATTTCCCCACGTAATCCCTGCCGGTTTTGATTTAAGTCAAACTGAGGTAATTGATGCTTCCGGGCTTTTATTGATTCCCGGCGTAATTGACGATCAGGTACACTTTCGCGAACCGGGATTAACCCACAAAGGCGAAATTGCTACCGAAAGTAAAGCTGCTGCAGCCGGTGGTGTTACCACTTATATGGAAATGCCCAACACCAAACCGCAAGCCGTTACACAAGAGGAGTTGCAGAAAAAATTCGATAGAGCTGCTGAAGTTTCAGCGGTTAATTATTCGTTTTACATGGGGGCCACCAACGACAATTTGCAGGAAGTGCTTAAAACTGATCCGACAAAAGTGTGCGGAATAAAAGTTTTTATGGGCTCTTCAACCGGAAATATGTTGGTTGACGACGATGCAACCTTATCCGAAATTTTTAAAAATGCACCAACTTTGGTTGCCACTCACTGCGAAGATGAAGCTACGATAAAAGCCAACACCGAAATTGCACGCCAACGTTATGGAGAAAATGTACCAATTTCGCGCCACTGCCACATTCGCAGTGACGAAGCTTGTTATAAATCCTCGTCGAAAGCCGTTGAACTGGCATCTAAATTCGATACGCGTTTACATATTCTACACCTTTCATCGGCAAAAGAAATGAGCCTTTTCTCTTCGGGAAAAGTTGGCGACAAAAAAATTACAGCCGAAGTTTGTGTTCATCACCTATGGTTCGATGAGCGCGACTACATTGATTATGGAACGCGTATAAAATGGAATCCGGCGGTAAAATGCGAAAAAGATAAAGTAGCACTTTGGGAAGCTTTGCTGGCCGATAAAATTGATGTAATTGCGACCGACCACGCACCCCATACTTTAGAAGAAAAAAATAACTCGTACTTTAAAGCTCCGTCAGGCGGTCCGCTGGTTCAGCACTCACTGGTTGCCATGCTCGAATTGAGCAAAAAAGGCTTTATCTCAGTGGAAAAAGTGATTGAAAAAATGTGTCATGCTCCTGCTGATCTTTTTCGCGTGAACAAACGTGGTTACATCCGCGAAGGTTATTTTGCCGACCTTGTTTTGGTTGATCCGAACAAAAACTGGATTGTTGCACCCGAAAATATCTTATACAAATGTGGTTGGGCGCCGTTCGAGCGAACTGAGTTTTCAAACCAGGTAGTAAGCACTTTTGTAAACGGGTTAAAAGTGTACGACAACAACCGGATCATTCATTCAAATTACGGACAGGCAATTACATTTAATCTGTAG
- a CDS encoding DNA recombination protein RmuC: MEIIYLVAGVVVGGIVAFLFLKLKAQKGQADAGKLLFEKESEFLAQKAEIEKQGLVWQERYNGLKTEADEWKAELHAYREENKALNVRLENAKVQLKNQEEKLQEQKEELEKIQKKLTVEFENVANKILEKNSEKFTAANQKNIGEVLNPLKEKIQLFEKKVDDTYKQGLKDQTDLKAELKKLYDLNNKISEEANNLTKALKGDVKKQGNWGEVVLERILERSGLNEGEQGYQKQFSDTTEEGKRIQPDIVINLPDNKHIIVDSKVSMIAYERAVNAESDEERVKFVKEHLLSLRTHIKGLSEKHYQTASKLNSPDFVLLFIPIEASFSVAIQEDQELFSFAWDQKVVIVSPSTLLATLRTISSIWQQENQTRNAIEIAKQGGALYDKFVGFIADMENIGKNLSTTQKTYESAVNKLHTGAGNLVRRVENIKKLGAKATKELPQKMLDD, translated from the coding sequence ATGGAGATTATTTATCTGGTTGCTGGAGTGGTAGTTGGTGGTATTGTTGCTTTTCTTTTTCTGAAATTGAAAGCGCAAAAAGGACAGGCCGACGCTGGGAAATTGCTTTTTGAAAAGGAAAGTGAGTTTTTAGCTCAAAAGGCTGAAATTGAAAAACAGGGGCTGGTTTGGCAGGAACGTTACAATGGGCTAAAAACCGAAGCCGATGAGTGGAAAGCGGAATTACACGCTTACCGCGAAGAAAATAAAGCTTTGAATGTGCGCCTTGAGAATGCCAAAGTGCAGCTTAAAAATCAGGAAGAAAAGTTACAAGAGCAGAAAGAGGAACTGGAAAAAATTCAGAAGAAGTTGACGGTTGAGTTTGAAAATGTAGCCAATAAAATTCTGGAGAAAAATAGTGAGAAATTTACGGCAGCCAACCAGAAAAACATTGGCGAGGTATTAAATCCGTTGAAAGAAAAAATCCAGCTTTTTGAGAAAAAAGTAGACGATACTTACAAACAGGGATTAAAAGATCAGACCGACTTGAAGGCTGAGTTGAAAAAATTGTACGACCTGAACAACAAAATTAGCGAAGAAGCCAACAATCTGACGAAAGCACTGAAAGGCGATGTGAAAAAACAAGGTAATTGGGGCGAAGTGGTTTTGGAACGTATTCTGGAGCGATCGGGATTGAACGAAGGTGAGCAGGGCTACCAAAAACAATTCAGTGATACTACCGAAGAAGGTAAACGCATCCAGCCGGATATCGTAATTAACCTGCCGGATAACAAACACATTATTGTCGATTCGAAAGTGTCGATGATTGCCTATGAACGAGCAGTGAATGCAGAAAGCGATGAGGAGAGAGTGAAGTTCGTAAAAGAGCATCTTTTAAGTTTGAGAACGCACATTAAGGGATTGAGCGAAAAACATTATCAAACAGCGAGCAAGCTGAATTCTCCCGATTTTGTGTTGCTGTTTATTCCAATCGAAGCCTCGTTTAGTGTGGCTATTCAGGAGGATCAGGAATTGTTCTCTTTTGCCTGGGATCAGAAAGTAGTGATTGTAAGTCCGTCGACTCTGCTGGCAACTTTGCGTACCATTTCATCCATTTGGCAGCAGGAAAACCAAACCCGAAATGCCATTGAAATTGCCAAACAAGGTGGTGCGCTTTACGACAAATTTGTGGGTTTTATTGCCGATATGGAAAACATTGGTAAGAACCTGTCAACTACTCAGAAAACATATGAATCGGCTGTAAACAAATTGCATACCGGTGCCGGAAACCTGGTGCGTCGGGTTGAGAATATTAAAAAGCTGGGAGCAAAAGCCACCAAAGAATTACCACAGAAAATGTTGGATGATTAA
- a CDS encoding uracil-DNA glycosylase produces the protein MEVKIEEGWKKQLNEEFEKDYFSELSTFVRNEYKTKRIYPPGKLIFNAFDQCPFEKLKVVIIGQDPYHGPGQAHGLCFSVNDGIPFPPSLRNIFKELNSDVGKPIPQTGDLTDWARQGVLLLNATLTVRAHQAASHQKKGWEQFTDAVIEKINAEKENVVFLLWGNYAISKSKFIDQDKHFVLTSVHPSPLSASRGFFGNKHFSRTNEFLVSKGLEPINW, from the coding sequence ATGGAGGTTAAAATTGAAGAAGGCTGGAAAAAGCAGTTAAACGAAGAGTTTGAAAAGGATTATTTTTCGGAGTTAAGTACGTTTGTTCGCAACGAATACAAAACAAAACGAATATATCCTCCCGGAAAACTGATTTTTAATGCGTTTGACCAGTGCCCGTTTGAGAAGCTAAAAGTGGTTATCATCGGCCAGGATCCGTATCATGGCCCCGGACAAGCACATGGACTTTGTTTTTCGGTGAACGATGGAATTCCGTTTCCTCCAAGTTTGCGTAATATTTTCAAGGAACTAAACAGCGATGTGGGCAAACCAATTCCCCAAACCGGCGATTTAACCGACTGGGCCCGCCAAGGAGTTTTGTTATTAAATGCCACATTAACGGTTCGTGCACACCAGGCAGCTTCGCACCAAAAAAAGGGTTGGGAACAATTTACCGATGCCGTAATTGAAAAGATAAATGCCGAAAAAGAAAATGTGGTTTTTCTGCTGTGGGGAAATTATGCCATTAGCAAAAGTAAGTTTATCGACCAGGACAAACATTTTGTGTTAACATCGGTGCATCCGTCGCCACTTTCGGCAAGCCGCGGATTTTTTGGCAACAAACATTTTAGTCGCACCAACGAATTTCTTGTTTCAAAAGGACTGGAACCGATAAACTGGTAA
- a CDS encoding ketoacyl-ACP synthase III gives MAKQTYTRIIGTGSTLPTQIIENTHFLNNEFYTPSKKKIEDKSNEEIIQKLKEITNIEERRYIESNLVTSDIAAMAVEDACKTAEVSMESLDFIIVCHNFGDILDGNVRTDVLPSLANKVKMKLKIKNPACFCHDVVSGCPGWTQGMITADAYIKSGLAKRGVVVGADALSRISDPHDRDSMIYADGAGAAVLEAVESEEPVGILSHSSRSDSVKYANLLILGESSNPDFEGDELFVKMDGRKLYVYAITTVPGVVKDSIEKAGLDLADIKKIFIHQANEKMDEAILAGVLKLYGQKEVPEGIMPMSINKLGNSSTATVPTLVDLVVKGKMDGHEVNEGDYTIFCSVGAGMNINSIVYKW, from the coding sequence ATGGCAAAGCAAACATATACAAGAATTATTGGTACAGGAAGTACGCTTCCAACTCAAATAATTGAGAATACACATTTCTTGAATAATGAATTTTATACTCCGTCGAAGAAAAAGATTGAAGATAAAAGCAATGAGGAGATTATTCAGAAGTTAAAAGAGATTACCAATATTGAAGAGCGACGCTACATTGAAAGCAACCTGGTAACGTCGGATATTGCAGCAATGGCTGTTGAAGATGCATGTAAAACGGCTGAAGTTTCGATGGAGAGCCTGGATTTTATTATTGTGTGCCATAACTTTGGCGATATTTTAGATGGTAATGTCAGAACTGATGTGCTGCCAAGTTTGGCCAACAAGGTTAAAATGAAGCTGAAGATAAAAAATCCGGCTTGTTTTTGCCATGATGTTGTTTCTGGTTGCCCGGGATGGACACAGGGAATGATTACCGCTGACGCCTACATAAAAAGTGGTTTGGCAAAGCGCGGAGTTGTTGTTGGAGCTGATGCACTTTCGCGTATTTCTGATCCACACGACCGCGATTCGATGATTTATGCCGATGGTGCCGGTGCAGCTGTTCTTGAGGCTGTTGAAAGCGAAGAGCCTGTCGGAATTTTGTCGCACTCAAGTCGTTCTGATTCTGTTAAATATGCCAACCTGCTAATTTTAGGCGAATCGAGCAACCCTGATTTTGAAGGAGATGAGCTGTTTGTAAAAATGGATGGTCGAAAATTATATGTTTATGCCATTACAACCGTGCCGGGAGTAGTAAAAGATAGTATTGAAAAAGCCGGTCTTGATCTGGCTGACATCAAAAAGATATTTATCCATCAGGCCAATGAAAAGATGGATGAGGCGATTCTTGCCGGCGTATTAAAGTTGTATGGTCAAAAAGAAGTGCCCGAAGGAATTATGCCAATGAGTATTAATAAACTCGGCAACTCGTCGACGGCTACCGTACCAACATTGGTTGATTTGGTGGTTAAAGGAAAAATGGACGGTCATGAAGTAAATGAAGGCGACTACACCATTTTTTGCTCGGTGGGGGCCGGAATGAACATCAACTCTATCGTTTATAAGTGGTAA
- a CDS encoding UDP-2,3-diacylglucosamine diphosphatase, whose translation MTQKRKIYFVSDVHLGAPALNNNRERELLFASWLDDISDDVEELYLMGDIFDFWYEYKKVVPRGFTRILGRLADLTDKGIPVHFFTGNHDMWVYDYLAEETGIKVHHNYIIREIHGKRFFLAHGDGLDASDKGYIFLKKIFTNNTMRWLFSRLHPNFAFNIAHKWSASSRLSNADYDDDFMANKDGMYKFAADFLKTNPVDYFIMGHRHQLVNEKMNENTRFVILGDWIKAFSYGVFDGEKFELKTYKDKAKA comes from the coding sequence TTGACACAAAAACGGAAAATATATTTTGTCTCCGATGTGCATCTTGGTGCTCCGGCTTTGAATAACAACCGGGAACGTGAGTTGTTATTCGCTTCCTGGCTCGACGATATTAGCGATGATGTTGAAGAGTTGTACCTGATGGGCGATATTTTCGATTTCTGGTACGAATACAAGAAGGTTGTTCCCCGTGGTTTTACACGTATTTTAGGACGGCTAGCCGATCTTACCGACAAAGGAATTCCGGTGCATTTCTTTACCGGAAACCACGATATGTGGGTGTACGATTACCTGGCAGAAGAAACAGGAATCAAAGTTCATCACAATTATATTATACGCGAAATACACGGAAAACGATTTTTTCTGGCTCATGGCGATGGGCTCGATGCATCGGATAAAGGCTATATTTTTCTGAAAAAGATCTTTACAAATAATACCATGCGATGGCTTTTCTCGAGGTTGCATCCAAATTTTGCATTCAATATTGCACATAAGTGGTCTGCATCCAGTAGGTTATCAAATGCAGATTATGACGATGATTTTATGGCAAATAAAGATGGAATGTATAAATTTGCCGCGGATTTTTTAAAAACAAATCCTGTAGATTATTTTATAATGGGTCATCGGCATCAGCTGGTAAATGAAAAAATGAACGAAAATACCCGGTTTGTTATACTTGGCGACTGGATAAAAGCGTTTTCATATGGCGTTTTCGATGGCGAAAAATTTGAATTAAAGACATATAAAGACAAAGCGAAAGCTTAA
- a CDS encoding TlpA disulfide reductase family protein, which yields MTYRVLYFLVAALLVLGGCKKEKEFTIRGKITHAEDQTIVLEELHTNSLKKIAETKINKKGEFEISAMTGIPTFYLLKLNDQSFITLLVDSAETVTVEADAANFDREYNVEGSTGSDQVKLLDSKLKETRHKLDSIKSLENLYAGNPEYDNARPLWAEEHDKIIVEQVEFSTNFVRENPFSMASVLALYQKLDNNFIVSDMQVMKTAASALNSIYPKSEQVQALYNNALQFVRQEQSEEMRKFIQEQGSNSPDILLPDPDGNEVALSSLLGKVVLVQFWAAVDRASRIQNPVLVEAYNKYKRKGFEIYQVSVDVNRAEWVDAIDQDKLTWINVGDMEGSKMAAAVYNVQSIPFNYLLNEEGKIVAKNLRGPALDKALAQLLD from the coding sequence ATGACGTACAGAGTTTTATATTTTTTAGTAGCCGCCCTGCTTGTGTTGGGGGGGTGTAAAAAAGAAAAGGAGTTTACAATCCGTGGTAAAATTACGCACGCCGAAGATCAAACTATTGTTTTGGAAGAATTGCACACCAATTCGCTAAAAAAGATAGCAGAAACAAAAATCAATAAAAAAGGTGAGTTTGAAATTTCAGCAATGACCGGAATTCCTACATTTTACCTTTTAAAACTTAACGATCAGAGTTTTATCACTCTGCTGGTTGACTCGGCAGAAACAGTAACCGTTGAAGCCGATGCTGCCAATTTCGATCGTGAATACAATGTTGAAGGATCGACCGGATCGGACCAGGTAAAACTGTTGGATTCGAAACTGAAAGAGACCCGACATAAACTGGACTCGATTAAATCGTTGGAGAATTTGTACGCCGGGAATCCGGAATATGATAATGCACGACCACTCTGGGCTGAAGAACACGATAAGATCATTGTGGAGCAAGTAGAGTTCTCTACAAACTTTGTTCGCGAGAATCCTTTTTCAATGGCAAGTGTTTTGGCATTGTATCAAAAACTGGATAACAATTTTATTGTCAGCGATATGCAGGTAATGAAAACTGCTGCTTCGGCGTTGAATTCGATTTACCCAAAATCAGAACAGGTCCAGGCACTTTACAATAATGCGCTGCAGTTTGTGCGTCAGGAACAGTCGGAGGAAATGCGCAAGTTTATTCAGGAGCAAGGTTCAAACAGTCCTGATATTCTTTTACCCGATCCTGATGGAAATGAGGTTGCGCTGTCGTCGTTACTTGGCAAAGTTGTTTTGGTACAGTTTTGGGCGGCTGTCGACCGTGCTTCGCGCATTCAAAACCCGGTGTTGGTTGAAGCATACAATAAATACAAACGCAAAGGTTTCGAAATTTACCAGGTAAGTGTAGATGTAAATCGTGCCGAGTGGGTGGATGCTATCGACCAGGATAAACTAACCTGGATAAATGTTGGCGACATGGAAGGAAGCAAAATGGCTGCGGCTGTTTACAATGTGCAAAGCATTCCGTTTAACTATTTGCTGAACGAAGAAGGCAAAATTGTTGCCAAAAACCTTAGAGGGCCGGCTTTAGACAAAGCGTTGGCTCAACTTCTCGACTAG
- a CDS encoding bifunctional riboflavin kinase/FAD synthetase, which yields MKIHYSLDDFNAINPVVTIGTFDGLHKGHQSVIEELQQLAKEINGETVIFTFYPHPRVVTSPDEKSLRLLTTKEEKIKLFKKFGVDHLIIYPFNKEFAELSYTDFVKDILVNKIGTRCLVVGYDHRFGKNREGGYEYLLECAEKNNFTVKKTDALSVEAEKVSSTKIRAALQSGDIKKANQYLDYEFTLHGTVVKGMQLGRKLGFPTANIEASDKYKIIPGYGVYAVLIEIEDKQYKGMLNIGTRPTFNNNADNRSIEVNIFDFSGDMYGDDITLIFIDKIREEQKFSGVDALVEQLKTDKKVAVELLTDY from the coding sequence GTGAAGATCCATTATTCGCTCGACGATTTTAATGCCATTAACCCGGTGGTAACCATCGGTACTTTCGATGGGCTGCACAAAGGGCACCAGTCGGTTATTGAAGAATTACAACAACTGGCCAAAGAAATTAATGGCGAAACGGTGATCTTTACATTTTACCCTCACCCCCGGGTTGTAACTTCGCCTGACGAAAAAAGCCTTCGTTTGCTGACTACCAAAGAGGAGAAAATTAAGTTGTTTAAAAAGTTTGGCGTCGATCATCTGATCATTTATCCTTTCAACAAAGAATTTGCAGAGCTTTCGTACACCGACTTTGTAAAAGATATTTTGGTAAATAAAATAGGCACCCGTTGTTTGGTTGTGGGCTACGACCACCGCTTTGGCAAAAACCGCGAGGGCGGCTACGAATACCTGCTGGAATGTGCAGAAAAAAATAATTTTACGGTTAAAAAAACCGATGCACTGTCGGTTGAGGCCGAGAAAGTTAGTTCTACAAAAATCAGGGCAGCGCTGCAATCGGGCGACATAAAAAAGGCCAACCAGTACCTGGACTACGAATTTACCTTGCACGGAACCGTTGTAAAAGGCATGCAATTGGGCCGCAAACTGGGTTTCCCCACTGCAAATATTGAGGCATCTGACAAATATAAAATCATTCCGGGCTACGGCGTTTATGCTGTTTTAATTGAAATAGAAGACAAGCAGTATAAAGGAATGCTGAATATTGGCACGCGCCCAACTTTTAACAACAATGCCGACAACCGAAGTATTGAAGTAAATATTTTTGACTTTTCGGGCGATATGTATGGCGACGATATCACGCTAATTTTTATCGACAAAATCAGGGAAGAGCAGAAATTCTCCGGTGTTGATGCGCTGGTTGAGCAACTAAAAACGGACAAAAAAGTAGCTGTCGAACTTCTCACCGACTACTAA
- a CDS encoding endonuclease/exonuclease/phosphatase family protein translates to MRKALRNILFFVNILLALALAASYLSVYIAPDKYWLPSIFGMAYPFLLGGNLLFIVLWILFKPRYTLLSVGMVLIGWGYFTRFMQIKGKSSEEADIKVVSYNVKHFVADTSGTQKENATKIISFLADQNADIICLQEARLRKNSIFNLAQTVQDLESIKHYQFARSSTTYGSVTMTRYPILYMGEIRFENSRNITIYTDVLIDSDTVRIFNIHLQSYHIDPDKYSIIESPGISEEKDIKEVKEMSAKFREAFRLRAEQVREIRKYIDQSPHNVIVCGDFNDTPVSFSYHTLADGLTDAFVNSGQGIGRTYIGKLPSFRIDYILHGDRFESYNFETLDYRMSDHLPISCSLLKQD, encoded by the coding sequence TTGAGAAAAGCACTCCGTAACATATTATTTTTTGTCAACATACTTTTGGCACTGGCCCTTGCCGCATCCTACCTTTCTGTGTACATCGCGCCCGATAAGTATTGGTTGCCGTCGATATTCGGAATGGCCTACCCGTTTTTGCTGGGCGGCAATCTCCTGTTTATTGTGCTCTGGATTTTATTTAAACCGCGATACACCTTGTTGTCGGTGGGGATGGTGTTAATTGGCTGGGGCTACTTTACACGATTTATGCAGATAAAAGGTAAAAGCAGCGAAGAGGCCGATATTAAGGTTGTTTCGTACAACGTAAAACATTTTGTGGCCGACACCAGCGGAACTCAGAAAGAAAATGCAACGAAAATCATTTCATTTTTAGCCGATCAAAACGCTGATATTATTTGTTTGCAGGAAGCCCGTTTGCGTAAGAACAGCATTTTTAATCTTGCCCAAACAGTTCAAGATCTGGAATCGATAAAACACTACCAGTTTGCACGTTCGAGCACTACTTACGGTTCGGTTACCATGACCCGTTATCCGATTTTATATATGGGCGAAATTCGATTTGAAAACTCCAGAAATATTACCATTTATACCGATGTTTTAATCGACTCGGACACGGTTCGGATTTTCAATATTCATTTACAATCGTATCACATTGATCCGGATAAATATTCAATTATTGAGTCGCCTGGAATTAGTGAAGAGAAGGACATTAAAGAGGTGAAAGAAATGAGCGCGAAATTTAGGGAGGCTTTCCGATTGCGTGCCGAGCAGGTACGCGAAATTCGTAAATACATCGATCAGTCGCCTCACAACGTAATTGTTTGTGGCGATTTTAACGATACGCCGGTTTCGTTTTCGTACCACACTTTAGCCGATGGTTTAACCGATGCTTTTGTTAATTCGGGGCAGGGAATAGGCCGCACTTATATTGGGAAGTTGCCTTCGTTTCGTATTGATTATATTTTGCATGGAGACCGGTTTGAGTCGTACAATTTTGAAACGCTCGATTACCGAATGTCTGATCATTTACCAATAAGCTGCAGTTTGTTAAAACAGGATTAG
- the prmC gene encoding peptide chain release factor N(5)-glutamine methyltransferase, with amino-acid sequence MQKTIQYIRAELAPFYPETEISGFIQMIMNSVLGLSYTQMILEKDRVLENYESDRIKSIVQRLKTHEPIQYILGVAEFYGLQLKVKPGVLIPRPETEELVEWICKTEIPASAKILDIGTGSGCIPLALKNELPTTVVMAVDVSETALSLATENAQKNKLEVAFEHADILNWQELSWPQFDVIVSNPPYVMEREKKQMEANVLEHEPELALFVSDSDPLIFYRTIAQFAAKQLNESGYLFFEINENLGDEMVALVKQLGFKSIELRRDLNNKNRMLRCQK; translated from the coding sequence ATGCAGAAAACTATTCAATACATCCGGGCAGAATTGGCGCCGTTTTATCCCGAAACCGAAATTTCAGGATTTATACAAATGATAATGAATAGCGTGTTGGGATTGTCGTATACGCAAATGATTCTGGAAAAAGACCGGGTGTTGGAAAACTATGAATCAGATCGGATAAAAAGCATTGTTCAGCGACTTAAAACACACGAACCCATTCAGTATATTTTGGGTGTTGCCGAATTTTACGGGTTACAATTGAAGGTGAAACCGGGAGTTTTAATTCCGCGGCCTGAAACCGAAGAGTTGGTGGAGTGGATATGTAAAACGGAAATTCCGGCGTCTGCAAAAATCCTGGATATTGGCACCGGAAGTGGTTGTATTCCTCTGGCTTTAAAAAATGAATTGCCCACTACCGTGGTAATGGCTGTTGACGTATCGGAAACTGCATTATCGCTCGCAACCGAAAATGCGCAAAAGAATAAGCTGGAAGTTGCTTTTGAACACGCAGATATTTTAAATTGGCAGGAACTTTCGTGGCCGCAGTTTGACGTGATTGTAAGCAATCCTCCATATGTGATGGAACGCGAAAAGAAGCAGATGGAAGCCAATGTGTTGGAGCACGAACCCGAGCTGGCTTTGTTTGTGAGCGATAGCGATCCACTGATTTTTTACCGTACCATTGCGCAGTTTGCAGCGAAACAATTAAACGAAAGTGGCTACCTGTTTTTTGAGATCAACGAAAATTTAGGAGACGAAATGGTGGCGCTTGTTAAGCAATTGGGATTTAAGTCGATAGAATTGCGTCGTGATTTGAATAATAAAAACCGCATGCTCCGATGTCAAAAATAA